From a single Pseudoalteromonas sp. Scap06 genomic region:
- a CDS encoding efflux RND transporter periplasmic adaptor subunit codes for MKLFRLCLLTTTLLSLIACSEPEQQVKEEPIRPVKLFTIGHDSQINIRSFPAEVVANQGSYLAFRVNGELIEFPVLAGEHVEKGDLLAKLDPEDFQLQFDERKARYELAKSQLSRIEQLFEKKITSQSELDQALANMQIAESAFKIAETNLEYSELRAPFAGTVAKVFVKNFENIQAKQNILRLETRDLMDVEIQVPEKIVARFKKGTDYHPTVKFDGFEDKEYTLDIKEWDTQADPATLTYKVVFSLPVPDDFNLLAGMTGRVLIDLSKVTRSQVAYTILPIESVFSDPQKAINNNAYVWLYDEQTGQVHKQAVEVGQLHHDGIEVLSGIKEGQVVVSAGVHSIEEGMKVRPWNKERGL; via the coding sequence ATGAAACTCTTTCGTCTATGTTTATTAACGACGACCTTACTTAGCTTAATCGCTTGTTCTGAACCAGAACAACAGGTTAAAGAAGAGCCTATTCGCCCTGTTAAACTTTTCACTATAGGTCACGACTCACAAATTAATATTCGTAGTTTTCCGGCTGAGGTAGTTGCAAACCAGGGATCGTACCTTGCATTTAGAGTAAACGGTGAACTTATAGAGTTTCCGGTTCTTGCTGGCGAACATGTTGAAAAAGGGGATTTATTAGCAAAATTAGACCCTGAAGATTTTCAACTGCAGTTTGATGAACGAAAGGCACGTTATGAGTTGGCAAAGTCGCAATTGAGCAGAATAGAACAGCTATTTGAAAAGAAAATCACTAGCCAATCTGAGTTAGACCAAGCTTTAGCAAATATGCAAATTGCCGAATCGGCTTTTAAAATCGCTGAAACCAACCTCGAATACAGCGAGTTGCGTGCGCCATTTGCCGGTACCGTTGCAAAGGTATTTGTAAAAAACTTTGAAAACATTCAGGCAAAGCAAAATATTTTACGCCTAGAAACTCGCGATTTGATGGACGTAGAAATTCAGGTTCCTGAAAAAATAGTGGCGCGTTTTAAAAAAGGCACTGATTACCATCCAACAGTTAAATTTGATGGTTTTGAAGATAAAGAATACACCCTCGACATTAAAGAGTGGGACACCCAAGCCGACCCTGCAACACTGACCTATAAAGTTGTATTTTCGTTACCAGTTCCTGATGATTTTAACTTGCTAGCCGGTATGACTGGCCGTGTTTTAATTGATTTAAGTAAAGTAACTCGCTCGCAGGTTGCTTATACCATATTGCCTATTGAGTCGGTTTTTTCTGATCCCCAAAAAGCGATTAACAATAATGCCTATGTTTGGCTTTACGATGAGCAAACGGGTCAAGTTCATAAGCAAGCTGTTGAAGTTGGCCAATTACACCACGATGGCATAGAAGTACTTAGCGGCATAAAAGAAGGCCAAGTTGTGGTGTCTGCTGGTGTGCACTCAATAGAAGAAGGCATGAAAGTTCGCCCATGGAATAAAGAGCGAGGCTTATAA
- a CDS encoding efflux RND transporter permease subunit, which translates to MSFAQLSIEKKVISWMFALLLLIGGSVSYFDLGQLEDPEFTLKQAMVITMYPGASPQQVEEEVTFPLENAIQQLPYVDHVTSISSNGKSQIAVEMKSTYRKEQLRQIWDEMRRKINDLSPSLPSGVYPSTILDDFGDVYGVLYSVIGDGYSYDELKDYTDYLKRELVLVKGVSKVTIAGEQQPQVMVEISTRKLAQLGIAPSHIFALLQSQNTVSNAGKIRVGDESIRFHPTGEFKDVKELETLLISKPGASELIYLGDVAEVFREYAEVPTNVIRYNSEQALLIGVSFMNGVNVVDVGKRIDAHLAELEYQRPHGIDVNAVYNQPKEVETSVDGFIISLLEAIAIVIVVLLIFMGIKSGILIGGILLLTVLGTFIFMKLFAIDLQRISLGALIIALGMLVDNAIVVTEGILINLKRGQTKLKAAINIVEQTKWPLLGATIIGITAFAPIGLSSDATGEFAGSLFWVLFISLLLSWITAITLTPFFANLMFSENEFKKAKDTEDDSDNDPYKGFIFTGYKTLLDLAMHYRKSTIILMVVLLCSAVVGFGSVKQSFFPASNTPMFYVDYWQQQGSDIRATIDGIKKLERYLQKEELVEEVTSTTGQGAPRFMLTYAPQKSYSSYGQLIIRVKDREAVAVVMQKVRNYSQNSALSAELKIKPMEIGPSTDAKIEARFTGPDPVILRKLAAEAEKLMAQDDGAFNIRNDWRARTKMIRPQFNEQKARRLGISKSDLDDVLLTSLSGKQVGVYRDGTQLLPIIARSPASERLNVDSVHDLQIYSPVLGVFVPVTQVVDKFIVEWEDSLIMRRDRKRTITIMADQNVLGDETAAKLFARVRGPIESIKLPHGYSLEWGGEYESSSKAQKAIFGSLPLGYLAMFAITVLLFNSLKQPIVIWATVPLAIIGVSAGLLAMNAPFSFMGLLGLLSLSGMLIKNGIVLVDQINLELSEGKSPYQAVFDSGVSRVRPVAMAAITTILGMIPLLFDVFFQSMAVTIMFGLGFATILTLIVVPVLYTMVFRIDYPKQS; encoded by the coding sequence ATGAGCTTTGCACAACTTTCCATAGAAAAAAAAGTAATTAGTTGGATGTTTGCACTACTTCTTTTAATTGGCGGAAGTGTATCTTATTTTGATTTAGGCCAACTAGAGGACCCTGAGTTTACTCTAAAGCAGGCTATGGTTATTACCATGTACCCTGGTGCTTCGCCGCAACAGGTTGAAGAAGAAGTTACGTTTCCTCTAGAAAATGCAATTCAACAATTGCCATATGTTGATCATGTCACGTCTATTTCGTCAAATGGCAAATCTCAAATAGCCGTAGAGATGAAGAGCACCTATCGAAAAGAACAACTTCGCCAAATTTGGGATGAAATGCGTCGTAAAATTAATGACCTTTCGCCATCGCTACCCAGTGGCGTATACCCAAGCACCATTTTAGATGACTTTGGCGATGTATATGGTGTTTTATATTCAGTTATTGGTGACGGCTATTCTTACGATGAGCTAAAAGACTACACCGATTATTTAAAACGTGAATTGGTATTAGTTAAAGGGGTTAGTAAAGTTACTATTGCAGGTGAACAACAGCCGCAAGTAATGGTAGAAATATCTACCCGTAAATTAGCCCAACTTGGTATAGCACCTAGCCATATATTTGCTTTGTTACAATCTCAAAACACGGTATCTAACGCAGGAAAAATAAGAGTGGGCGACGAATCAATTCGTTTTCACCCTACTGGCGAATTTAAAGATGTTAAAGAACTTGAAACACTACTAATTTCTAAACCAGGTGCCAGCGAGCTTATTTACTTAGGTGATGTTGCTGAAGTATTTAGAGAATACGCTGAAGTACCTACAAATGTTATTAGATACAATTCTGAGCAAGCACTATTAATTGGTGTGTCGTTTATGAATGGCGTTAATGTGGTTGACGTGGGTAAACGTATAGATGCTCATTTAGCAGAACTTGAGTACCAGCGTCCCCATGGTATTGACGTTAATGCCGTCTATAACCAACCAAAAGAAGTAGAGACCTCAGTTGACGGATTTATTATAAGCTTGCTAGAAGCTATTGCAATCGTCATTGTTGTTTTGCTTATTTTTATGGGCATTAAAAGCGGCATTTTAATTGGTGGTATTTTATTACTAACTGTTTTAGGCACCTTTATTTTTATGAAGTTGTTTGCCATAGATTTGCAACGTATATCATTAGGTGCACTGATCATTGCGCTTGGTATGTTAGTAGATAACGCTATTGTGGTGACTGAAGGTATTTTAATTAACTTAAAACGGGGTCAAACCAAACTTAAAGCCGCTATTAATATTGTAGAGCAGACCAAGTGGCCATTATTAGGTGCAACCATTATAGGTATTACTGCGTTTGCTCCAATTGGTTTGAGTTCTGATGCAACGGGTGAGTTTGCCGGCAGCTTGTTTTGGGTGTTATTTATATCCTTGTTACTCAGCTGGATAACCGCTATTACCTTAACGCCATTTTTTGCAAATCTTATGTTTTCAGAAAATGAGTTTAAAAAGGCAAAAGATACCGAAGACGATTCAGATAACGATCCATATAAAGGATTTATTTTTACAGGTTATAAAACACTCTTAGACTTAGCAATGCATTATCGTAAATCAACAATAATCCTCATGGTTGTATTACTTTGCAGCGCTGTCGTTGGTTTTGGTTCGGTTAAGCAGTCATTTTTTCCGGCCTCTAACACACCTATGTTTTACGTAGATTACTGGCAACAACAAGGCTCAGATATACGCGCAACAATAGACGGTATAAAGAAGCTTGAACGCTATTTGCAAAAAGAAGAACTTGTAGAAGAAGTAACCAGCACAACAGGCCAAGGTGCGCCGCGCTTTATGCTTACTTATGCACCTCAAAAGTCTTACTCGTCTTATGGACAACTTATTATAAGAGTAAAAGACCGCGAAGCTGTTGCGGTAGTCATGCAAAAAGTACGTAATTATTCACAAAACTCGGCGCTATCTGCTGAGCTAAAAATAAAGCCAATGGAAATTGGCCCTTCAACTGATGCTAAAATTGAAGCGCGTTTTACCGGTCCAGATCCTGTTATTCTTAGAAAACTTGCAGCTGAAGCGGAAAAGCTTATGGCGCAAGACGATGGTGCGTTTAATATTCGAAATGATTGGCGTGCACGTACTAAAATGATTCGCCCACAGTTTAACGAGCAAAAAGCGCGACGTTTAGGAATCAGTAAATCAGACCTGGATGATGTGCTGCTTACAAGTCTTTCGGGTAAACAAGTCGGTGTATATCGTGATGGAACCCAGCTTTTACCTATTATTGCTCGCTCACCTGCGAGTGAGCGCCTTAATGTAGACAGCGTTCATGACTTGCAAATATACAGCCCTGTTTTAGGTGTGTTTGTACCGGTAACACAAGTCGTTGATAAATTTATAGTTGAATGGGAAGATAGCCTAATAATGCGTCGCGATAGAAAGCGAACAATTACAATAATGGCCGATCAAAATGTATTGGGCGACGAAACAGCCGCTAAATTGTTTGCTAGAGTACGAGGCCCTATTGAATCTATCAAGTTACCGCATGGCTACTCTTTAGAATGGGGCGGAGAATATGAATCATCTAGTAAGGCTCAAAAAGCAATATTCGGCTCTTTACCCCTTGGCTATTTAGCTATGTTTGCTATTACTGTTTTACTTTTCAACTCTCTAAAACAACCTATTGTAATTTGGGCTACAGTGCCATTGGCAATTATTGGTGTAAGTGCCGGTTTATTAGCAATGAATGCACCGTTTAGCTTTATGGGCCTACTTGGGTTATTAAGCTTAAGTGGTATGTTAATTAAAAACGGCATTGTTTTGGTCGACCAAATAAACTTAGAGCTTAGCGAGGGTAAATCACCCTATCAAGCAGTGTTTGATTCAGGCGTAAGCCGCGTCCGCCCTGTTGCTATGGCCGCTATCACCACAATACTTGGTATGATCCCATTATTGTTTGACGTATTCTTTCAGTCGATGGCGGTCACTATAATGTTTGGCTTAGGCTTTGCCACCATACTTACTCTAATTGTGGTGCCGGTTTTATACACTATGGTATTTAGAATTGACTACCCTAAACAGTCTTAA
- the rluF gene encoding 23S rRNA pseudouridine(2604) synthase RluF, with translation MTDLKRLNKFISETGFCSRREADKYIEQGRVTVNGELPEMGVKVAQDDVVLVDGKPLKAPPKRVYIAYNKPVGITCTTERKIQSNIVKAVNYPDRIFPIGRLDRPSEGLIFLTNEGDIVNKILRAGNNHEKEYVVTVDKPLNRQFVNKMANGIPILDTVTKKCKVTQTGAQQFTIILTQGLNRQIRRMCEYLGYEVITLKRVRIMNVTLKGLKVGQWRHLSEAEMAVINDSIADSGKTQEHSLYDDSTSNNNVGLTTSNQAKSVHKREYQGDKPRGTKNSEQHKQANKSSRNTPYQKRSTTYVGKSNANKANSASGTKAKSSGTLSLKK, from the coding sequence ATGACAGACTTAAAGCGTTTAAATAAATTTATTAGTGAGACAGGGTTTTGCTCACGCCGCGAAGCCGATAAATATATTGAGCAAGGTCGTGTTACTGTTAATGGCGAATTACCTGAAATGGGTGTTAAAGTTGCGCAGGACGATGTGGTATTGGTAGATGGTAAGCCACTAAAAGCGCCACCAAAACGAGTCTACATTGCTTATAACAAACCAGTGGGTATTACTTGTACCACAGAACGAAAAATTCAAAGTAATATTGTAAAAGCGGTTAATTACCCTGACCGTATTTTTCCTATAGGTCGTTTAGATAGGCCTTCAGAAGGATTGATTTTTTTAACCAATGAAGGCGACATCGTTAATAAAATCCTTCGTGCCGGAAATAATCATGAAAAAGAATACGTGGTTACCGTAGATAAACCACTTAATCGTCAGTTTGTGAATAAAATGGCGAACGGTATTCCAATTTTAGATACTGTGACCAAAAAATGTAAAGTGACGCAAACAGGTGCTCAGCAATTCACTATTATTTTGACTCAAGGTTTAAATCGTCAAATTCGTCGTATGTGTGAATACCTCGGTTACGAGGTTATTACACTTAAGCGTGTGCGTATTATGAATGTAACCCTTAAAGGGTTAAAAGTAGGGCAGTGGCGGCATTTAAGCGAAGCAGAAATGGCGGTTATTAACGATTCGATTGCTGATTCAGGGAAAACGCAAGAGCATTCGCTGTATGACGATAGTACATCGAATAATAACGTTGGGCTAACCACAAGCAACCAAGCAAAATCAGTGCATAAGCGTGAGTATCAAGGTGACAAGCCTCGAGGTACAAAGAACAGCGAACAACATAAGCAAGCCAACAAAAGCAGTCGTAATACGCCTTATCAGAAACGTTCAACCACCTATGTTGGTAAATCAAATGCCAACAAAGCCAATTCCGCATCAGGAACTAAAGCGAAGAGCAGTGGCACGTTAAGCTTAAAAAAGTAA
- a CDS encoding DUF418 domain-containing protein, with the protein MDFIRGIAVLGLVFINCYSFAIFELNYTPLTTPPASDNFLHTLSLIFVEGRFRTLFTLLFGAGLYIQFQRQQCIEPLKKRLYWLIVFGLIHGLLLWAGDILFLYGVSALLVIRYLDSTDEELKNKAVFFTFIALLATAMFMLGLNEEPLYRDSPEFYQIYNSYYQSIGAHFSQNITMSIYMLLTVPILLLWASAGFMLIGIVAYKCNVFSDGFNRSGLIKLVVLSVLLTSLRLVLTPYDQGIGYALQEPVNELAALCVALLYIHLIVKLCNNSAQIGGLIQQVGRLAFTLYISQTIMQLLLFKVLFPQWALSFNRIDYWLVAICLVVVQLIFTALYCRYFKQGPLEYLWRKLAQIKREKIA; encoded by the coding sequence ATGGATTTTATAAGGGGCATAGCAGTACTTGGCCTGGTATTTATTAACTGCTATTCCTTCGCAATTTTTGAACTCAATTACACTCCACTCACCACACCTCCGGCTAGCGATAATTTTTTACACACCTTAAGCCTTATATTTGTTGAAGGGCGGTTTCGCACATTATTTACGTTATTATTTGGTGCTGGTCTTTATATTCAGTTCCAGCGACAGCAATGTATTGAGCCATTAAAAAAACGCCTATATTGGCTTATTGTGTTTGGTTTAATACATGGGCTTTTACTGTGGGCGGGTGACATTTTGTTTTTATATGGGGTGTCAGCACTACTGGTAATACGCTATTTAGATTCCACGGATGAAGAGCTTAAAAACAAAGCGGTCTTTTTTACTTTTATCGCTTTACTTGCCACAGCAATGTTTATGTTAGGGCTTAATGAAGAACCACTCTATAGGGATTCTCCCGAGTTTTACCAGATATATAATAGTTATTACCAAAGTATTGGTGCGCATTTTAGCCAAAATATAACAATGAGCATTTATATGTTGCTAACAGTACCTATTTTATTACTGTGGGCAAGTGCTGGCTTTATGCTAATTGGTATTGTTGCCTACAAATGTAATGTGTTTAGTGATGGATTTAACAGATCGGGGCTAATTAAGTTAGTTGTATTAAGTGTGTTACTGACTAGCTTACGATTAGTGTTAACACCATATGATCAAGGTATTGGCTACGCGTTACAAGAGCCTGTTAATGAATTAGCTGCCTTATGCGTGGCGCTACTTTATATTCATTTAATTGTTAAACTATGCAACAACAGCGCGCAAATAGGGGGGCTTATCCAACAGGTAGGGCGGTTAGCGTTTACTTTATACATAAGCCAAACCATTATGCAGTTATTATTGTTTAAAGTGCTTTTCCCTCAGTGGGCGCTTAGTTTTAACCGCATTGATTATTGGCTTGTCGCTATTTGCTTAGTAGTTGTACAGCTTATATTTACTGCACTCTACTGTCGTTATTTTAAGCAAGGACCCCTTGAATACCTATGGCGTAAATTAGCGCAAATTAAGCGCGAAAAAATAGCTTGA
- a CDS encoding EAL and HDOD domain-containing protein, whose amino-acid sequence MSVFVARQAILNRNQNVVAYELLFRNSSENCFPGVSDGQATARLIMENQLNLGTRHITSGKKALINIGPESLKLDLCDFLPCKDVVIELLETIEPTDDTYELCRKLFHSNYKLALDDFVYSPQWERFLKLVNLIKFDIRLTPLAEIPLVVNKLKKYKNIKLLAEKIETDEEYKLARQMGFDYFQGYYFARPVMIEQKDIHYNYGLVIAIYSEVMKPDPDIKVITGLFELDAALAYKLLRLLNSGIFPLQSQISSLKQALVYLGQARLKKFVSLIVTAHTVRDKPIELMQMCVIRARFCELIASKVAKQVQGEAFLTGLFSLLDAILDKPMDLLVDKLPFPDEIKAALTGEKNDLYYILETVKAYETGSWWALEKAVSLINLDSAFLPKLYKQAVKWADSYKDNI is encoded by the coding sequence GTGTCGGTATTTGTTGCAAGGCAAGCAATTCTCAATCGAAATCAAAACGTAGTAGCTTATGAACTACTTTTTCGCAATAGTTCTGAGAACTGCTTTCCTGGTGTATCTGATGGTCAAGCTACAGCAAGGCTTATCATGGAAAACCAGCTAAACTTAGGTACCCGCCATATTACATCGGGTAAAAAAGCGCTTATCAATATTGGTCCTGAGTCCTTAAAGCTTGATTTATGTGATTTCTTACCCTGTAAAGATGTGGTTATTGAATTACTCGAAACCATAGAACCCACCGACGATACTTACGAGCTATGTCGCAAGTTATTCCATAGCAACTATAAGTTAGCCCTAGATGATTTTGTTTACTCACCACAGTGGGAGCGCTTTTTAAAACTGGTCAACTTAATTAAATTTGATATTCGACTTACTCCTCTTGCCGAAATCCCTCTGGTAGTTAATAAACTTAAAAAATATAAAAATATTAAGCTATTAGCTGAAAAAATAGAAACCGATGAAGAGTATAAATTAGCTCGTCAAATGGGGTTTGATTATTTCCAAGGTTATTATTTTGCGCGTCCAGTAATGATAGAGCAAAAAGATATTCATTATAATTATGGGCTGGTCATTGCCATTTACTCAGAAGTAATGAAACCAGATCCTGACATTAAAGTGATCACTGGTTTATTTGAGCTTGATGCGGCACTGGCTTATAAGCTACTGCGTTTATTAAATAGTGGTATATTTCCGCTGCAAAGCCAAATATCATCATTAAAACAAGCGCTGGTATATTTAGGTCAAGCGCGTTTAAAAAAGTTTGTGAGCCTAATTGTTACAGCACACACAGTGCGTGATAAGCCGATAGAGCTTATGCAAATGTGTGTTATTCGCGCTCGCTTTTGTGAATTAATAGCCAGTAAAGTCGCCAAACAAGTACAAGGTGAGGCATTTTTAACTGGGCTGTTTTCTCTTCTTGATGCTATTTTAGATAAGCCAATGGACTTGTTGGTTGATAAACTGCCATTCCCAGATGAAATTAAAGCGGCACTAACCGGCGAGAAAAATGATTTATATTATATCCTTGAAACGGTAAAAGCTTACGAAACGGGAAGCTGGTGGGCGCTTGAGAAAGCGGTATCACTCATTAATTTAGACAGTGCTTTTTTACCAAAATTATACAAACAAGCTGTAAAATGGGCCGATAGCTACAAAGATAATATTTAA
- a CDS encoding glycogen synthase: MHVLMVAAENDALPNAKVGGVADVIRDVPKALATQGLTIDVAIPDYGFELGERRFIGEVNVAFNSASHVLSLFEIPQTQNAVRQIVISHPLFSQSHSVYCNDDDNRPFATDASKFALFNAAICEALLQGVLKQPNTLHLHDWHSACVAVLLKFEPRYRKLAKLRLVYTVHNLALQGIRPFKDDDSSLEAWFPSLSYDGQLLCDPRYPHCFNPMRSAINLADKVHVVSPSYSQEVQIASNNAGGFFGGEGLERDLQQAAEQGKLIGILNGCDYTTQHPKQATLSELLEQIEATLFSWMAKNVHLDSSHYIAHQRVLQFMASELQGPLVTSVGRLTEQKVLLLCQPHNNSLTIDEVCKVINQYNGRLIVLGSGDKKLEQLFTTAMARNSNLLFLKGYGQGVGDLMYQLGDLFLMPSSFEPCGISQMLAMRAGQPCLVHSVGGLKDTVEHNVTGFSFTGDTLLAQAEAFLVCLSEALSVKQTNPKEWQAIKNSAKHARFGWDDVITDYITYLY; the protein is encoded by the coding sequence ATGCATGTATTAATGGTTGCCGCAGAAAATGATGCGTTACCTAATGCCAAAGTCGGTGGTGTTGCCGATGTCATACGTGATGTACCTAAAGCGTTAGCAACACAGGGACTAACGATTGATGTGGCTATTCCTGATTATGGTTTTGAATTGGGTGAGCGCCGTTTTATTGGTGAAGTAAACGTTGCGTTCAATTCAGCCTCTCACGTTTTATCGCTGTTTGAAATTCCACAAACGCAAAATGCAGTGAGGCAAATAGTAATAAGCCACCCTTTGTTCAGCCAATCACATAGTGTGTATTGCAATGATGATGACAATCGTCCATTTGCTACTGATGCGAGTAAGTTTGCACTGTTTAATGCCGCGATTTGTGAAGCGCTTTTACAAGGGGTATTAAAACAACCAAACACGTTACATTTACACGACTGGCACAGTGCTTGTGTGGCAGTGTTACTAAAATTTGAGCCTCGCTATCGTAAACTTGCTAAGCTGCGCTTGGTGTACACTGTTCATAACTTAGCCTTACAAGGTATTCGCCCTTTTAAAGACGATGACTCTAGCTTAGAAGCGTGGTTTCCCTCATTAAGTTATGATGGTCAATTGCTTTGTGATCCCCGTTACCCTCATTGTTTTAACCCCATGCGCAGTGCTATTAATTTAGCCGATAAAGTACATGTGGTTTCACCCAGTTATAGCCAAGAAGTGCAGATAGCGAGTAACAATGCAGGCGGTTTTTTTGGTGGTGAAGGACTCGAGCGTGACTTACAACAAGCGGCTGAGCAGGGCAAGCTGATTGGGATACTCAACGGCTGTGATTACACAACTCAACACCCGAAGCAGGCAACGCTTAGCGAGCTTTTAGAGCAGATAGAAGCTACGCTTTTTAGTTGGATGGCAAAAAACGTACACTTAGACAGCAGCCACTATATTGCTCACCAACGTGTTTTACAATTTATGGCATCAGAGCTGCAAGGGCCTTTAGTGACCAGTGTAGGGCGGCTCACCGAGCAAAAAGTATTGCTGCTGTGCCAGCCACACAACAATAGTTTAACTATTGATGAGGTATGCAAGGTTATAAACCAATATAATGGTCGCTTGATTGTATTGGGCTCGGGCGATAAAAAACTAGAACAATTATTTACCACTGCAATGGCACGAAATAGCAATTTATTGTTTTTAAAAGGTTATGGCCAAGGTGTTGGTGATTTAATGTATCAACTAGGGGACTTATTTTTAATGCCTAGCTCTTTTGAGCCGTGTGGCATTAGCCAAATGCTGGCAATGCGAGCAGGTCAGCCTTGTCTTGTGCACAGTGTTGGCGGCTTAAAAGATACAGTTGAGCATAATGTGACTGGTTTTAGTTTTACTGGTGATACCTTATTGGCTCAGGCAGAGGCATTTTTAGTTTGTTTATCTGAGGCTTTGAGTGTAAAACAAACTAATCCTAAAGAATGGCAAGCAATAAAAAATAGCGCTAAGCATGCGCGCTTTGGCTGGGATGACGTCATAACTGATTATATTACATACTTATATTAA
- the glgC gene encoding glucose-1-phosphate adenylyltransferase, translating into MPSYANRYISNLTRDTYALILAGGRGSRLHELTDWRAKPAVYFGGKHRIIDFPLSNCINSGVRRVGIATQYKSHSLIRHVHRAWGHFKKELGESVEILPASQRHGDEWYCGTADAVFQNMDIIRHELPKYVMILSGDHVYRMDYGGLLAKHVENGADMTVCCLEVAVEEAAGTFGVMTVDQENRVRRFDEKPAEPTSVPGKPGTCLASMGNYVFNTEFLFEQLQKDSQTEGSGRDFGHDIIPAIIEEHNVFAYPFRDPAQVGQPYWRDVGTLDSFWEANMELVMPEPQLDLYDPTWPIWTYQEQLPPAKFIFDDDDRRGMAVDSTVSGGCIISGSLVRKSLLFSNVHIRSYCTIEESVILPGVIVNRGCKIKRAIIDRSCEIPPGLEIGYDRKTDEANGFRVSKKGIVLVTREMLTKLDTKLNQ; encoded by the coding sequence ATGCCCAGTTATGCAAATCGCTATATAAGTAATTTAACCAGAGACACCTATGCACTGATTCTAGCCGGCGGACGAGGTTCTCGTCTGCATGAGCTAACAGACTGGCGAGCAAAACCAGCCGTTTATTTTGGCGGTAAGCACCGTATTATTGATTTTCCACTATCAAATTGTATTAACTCTGGTGTAAGGCGAGTAGGGATTGCAACGCAATATAAATCTCACTCGCTGATACGCCATGTGCATCGTGCATGGGGGCACTTTAAAAAGGAGTTAGGCGAGTCAGTTGAGATTTTACCTGCATCACAGCGCCATGGTGATGAATGGTATTGCGGTACTGCCGATGCGGTATTTCAAAATATGGATATTATTCGTCATGAACTACCTAAATATGTAATGATTTTGTCAGGCGATCATGTGTATCGTATGGATTACGGCGGTTTATTAGCAAAGCATGTAGAAAATGGTGCCGATATGACCGTGTGCTGTTTAGAAGTCGCGGTTGAAGAAGCAGCAGGCACCTTTGGTGTAATGACCGTTGATCAAGAAAATCGAGTGCGGCGATTCGACGAAAAACCAGCCGAACCTACCTCTGTGCCTGGTAAACCTGGTACATGCTTAGCGTCAATGGGTAATTACGTATTCAATACTGAGTTTTTATTTGAGCAATTACAAAAAGATTCACAAACCGAAGGCTCAGGACGTGATTTTGGCCATGACATTATTCCTGCCATTATCGAAGAGCATAATGTGTTTGCTTACCCATTTAGAGATCCTGCACAAGTAGGGCAACCTTATTGGCGCGATGTAGGGACTTTAGATTCATTTTGGGAAGCGAACATGGAGTTGGTTATGCCTGAGCCTCAATTGGATTTGTACGACCCTACTTGGCCAATTTGGACATACCAAGAGCAGCTTCCTCCAGCTAAGTTTATTTTTGATGATGACGATCGTCGAGGTATGGCTGTTGATTCAACCGTATCGGGCGGCTGTATTATTTCAGGTTCATTAGTGAGAAAGTCATTACTGTTTTCTAATGTACATATTCGCTCATATTGTACTATTGAAGAGTCGGTTATTTTACCCGGTGTTATAGTTAACCGTGGGTGTAAAATTAAACGTGCCATTATTGATAGAAGCTGTGAGATCCCCCCAGGATTAGAAATTGGTTATGATCGTAAAACAGACGAAGCCAATGGTTTTAGAGTATCTAAAAAGGGAATTGTTTTGGTAACCCGCGAGATGCTGACAAAGTTGGACACTAAGTTAAATCAATAA